CGCTGGTACGCGGTCAAGGAGGTCCGCACGGGCGACGGCGTCCTGAAGGGCTGGTACTGCGACATCACCCGCCCCGCCGTGGTCCGGGACGGCGAGATCCTCGTCGAGGACCTGGACCTGGACCTGTGGGTCTCGGCGGACGGGGCCCTCGTCCTGCGCCTGGACGAGGACGAGTTCGAGGCGAGCGGACTCGCCGCGACCGACCCGGAGGCCGCCGGCGAGGCGGTCCGCGCGCTCGACGCCCTGGAACGCCAGTCCCGCACACCGGTCGGTCTGGCCGCGCTCCTCGGCTGAGCGGACGCGGCCCCGGGGCAGGTCCCGGGGCCCGGCCCCGAGGCGGTACGGACGTGTTCCGGAGGCTGCACGGACGTGTTCCTGAGGTGGCGCTTGTCCCTGCCTTAAGCGCGCCCTAAGGATCTCCGATCGGCGCCGGATCCGGGCCGAACGGGGCTTTCGGGAGGCTAGCTTGGCCGAGCCGGGGAGGGCCCCGGGCGGCGCCGCGACCCGTGAGGGACGGCCGTCGGCCCGGCCGACTCGCACCGGCCCGCCCCTGACGCGCTCAGCCCGTTCCGCCGCCTTGCCCAGAGGAGTTCCATCCATGCGCCACGCACGCCGTACCGCCGCCCGAATCGCCGCCGTCGGCCTGGCCCCGCTCGCGGTGGCCGCGTACGCCGCCGTGCCCGCGGCCGCCCACGGTTCGATGACGGACCCGGTCAGCCGGGTGGCGGCGTGCTACGCGGAGGGCCCGGAGTCCCCGAAGTCGGCGGCCTGCAAGGCGGCGGTGGCGGCGAGCGGGGCGCAG
This region of Streptomyces sp. NBC_00513 genomic DNA includes:
- a CDS encoding DUF402 domain-containing protein, with product MSERIDVTLTKAGRTKIRYPAELLADTGDRISVRAPWAAATVRDFGFVRFEPGDVFTEHFWRDRWYAVKEVRTGDGVLKGWYCDITRPAVVRDGEILVEDLDLDLWVSADGALVLRLDEDEFEASGLAATDPEAAGEAVRALDALERQSRTPVGLAALLG